ACCATTTCAAGCAGCAATAATCAACAGTCACAAATGTAGTACATAGCAGAAAAGCTCACTTATAATAAACAAGCAAGCTCAATCACAGAATCAGTTAAGATAAGAAAAcacttaaaaaggaaaaaaaaatggcttaTAACAAAGTTTAGCCAAAAGAGCCCACCAAATAATCATATAAGGTCAATACAGAATAATGGCGGAATCCATCAAGAATATATAACTAAGAACAGGAATAAAATGTTAACCTCAATCAGATGTTTACTTCCCATCAATTGCGGTATAGAGTTGAATTGACTGGACGTCTGATTCTTTATCTTCGATTTGATCTTCATCTACAGTGGTTCGTCTCGATTCTATATTTGGACATATATTTTCCAATTGATTACAATTAGAAATGGCACAAACAGACAAGGTagttaaaaaagagaaaaacaaagaagGGTTGGCATGAAGTACCTTGTAGATAATCAATGTTGAGAATTTGGAGAAGCAGAGGAAGGCATATCTGAAACAAAGCGTTGCTCTTCCTGCCCATGAATTTGCGCTGGAATGCTATGACCTGCCAATGCTTCAGGAGCAAACCTACTGCCAAAAATGAAAGGCTGATGAATTACCTGTGTTCTATGGTGATCTGGTGATGACATAGTAAGATCATTCCAAGTATGCATAGATTGAGAAAAATTGGACTGAAGGGATCCCCTCTGAGAAAGTGCTGAGTTCTGGCTGAACATTGCTTGTTGTAGAGGTATTGGTAGAGGGTTAAATGAAAACGCACCACCAGCTCTACTTCTTGCACTAGTATTATTGCTCCAACCTATCAAATTGGGTTCATACTCAACTTGAGCTGATGCAAGTTCATCTGAAGGTGTATGGCTTGTGCCTGCCTGTGACTGCCCATGAATTAGACTTTGGTTTTGAAAAGAATGAAGTGATAGACCAAGATCTTCAGTGTGGTTTATGGTTCTTGAGATTATATCAGGCGGATAACTCTGGAAGTGCATTGAAGAGTTTGCGGAGCTTGTTGGAAACAAAGATTTCATAGTATCATTAAGGGCATCAGGGTCTATAGTTGGTGAAACGAAAGAtgaataattacttttatggggCTGAAATGTATAGCCAGAAGATTCTAATTGCTCGCCGATAGGCATTTCAGTAGGCTCAACATTCTGGTCCGTTTCCATGGCTTCGTTAGTATCATTAGCAGTTGGATGCCAAGGTGGAAGCTCATCAAGTTTGTCGATCGCAGACTTTGCTTTCTTAATGAGCCAATCAACTGCTTTACTCGGTCTATCGTAGCCTAGCCGGTCTTGAACATCGTAGAAATCTATGGCGGTATGAGCAGATAATCGAACCCTGCGGTCTCTAGGACCTTTAGCAGTACAAACCTTGCTGTGTCGATCTTTACGGCCAGTAGACCGAAGAATGTGGCCTCCTTGAGCTTGAACAATTTCTCCTACAGCGCCCTTCATTCCTGTTCTCTGTCTAGATTTTGTAAATTGTAAAGATTGTCTGCTAGGCTCTACTTCTGCTTGGCTTAAGTTTAAGGCTTCCCCATATTCTTGATTGTTTTGCAGAAGATGACGGTGTTGTTGGTGAAGGGGTTGCTGTATGTCAAGATTTTGTTGTTGAGTTTCTCGGTACACAGGATTCTGTAGCTGTTGCTGCTGATTTATCTGAAAATCAAGATTcctcatctttcttttctgcTCATCCTAAAATTCTTGCTACCTTAAAAAAAGAGTTCTAGTACTACTTACTCTACTCAAAAGCTACTTGCTTTCCTTCATTTTGATCTTGGTGCTGTTGTTGCTATAGTTTCTTGATGCTCTCAAAGCTGAAACCTTTTTGCAGCCGCTGATCCCAGAATCATAGAAAGAAGATTTTACCACTACCAAGAAAAGGGCAAAGGGAAAGGTTTTCTAGCAGTTAATGTGAGGGAGAAAGAGAAGAATCCTGACCCAGTTTATGAGAGGAGCTATCTGATACTACTGCAAAGGGTAGCAGAATTTGGTCAGAGGGAAATAGAaagatattttcttatctCTCAACTCTACCTACTAGAAACCAATGTCCatttattaacataataaagatatttttgaagtttttCAACTGATGTAATAGTTCTTAAACAATATCAAGGCAAATCCATTCCAACAAATAGTGTACAAAATTTAGTGTCATGAACCATAGATATAAAACTATTATGATAAAATGGTTTTtcccttatttatttatttatatatttttttacaaaagaaaagtttagttGAATTCCTAAAAAAGGACAATGGCAGCAAGAGTAAAGAGACACCTTTAGATTAGAGGAACTGCCAAAGCTGTCAATTGTATTGCTTGTTTGTCTTGCTTATATTGCATTTATGTTTGACATACTTCAGATTTGGAAGGCCTCTATTTGTCCATGTTTTTTTGCCTCTGAAATTGCAGGCCATCCATAATATCCCTGATCTCTCTCTATTTgtctatttttcctttttctttactttcatTTCTTGGTTCTAGTTGTAAAGTCGTGTAAATGTGTTCTTATCTACTCAAGACATCTCTACTTTTAACACTTAATTAGCTCATAAAGATAAGACTGTAACTGTGAGAGTAAGACCATTAATTTATAAGGGATAAATAGGGTAGGGATACTCCCTGTAAGAcattaatttagggtttcaGATCTGAATTCTACAGCTGCTTTTGTCTTTAAGAAGGCTCATAAATTTTCATTCAGAACCTAATCACTTTtcaataaatcttttttaaaaaaaagaaaactttttctttaattaactataatatgaaattagttttaa
The sequence above is drawn from the Ricinus communis isolate WT05 ecotype wild-type chromosome 7, ASM1957865v1, whole genome shotgun sequence genome and encodes:
- the LOC8264223 gene encoding transcription factor TCP4 isoform X2; the protein is MKGAVGEIVQAQGGHILRSTGRKDRHSKVCTAKGPRDRRVRLSAHTAIDFYDVQDRLGYDRPSKAVDWLIKKAKSAIDKLDELPPWHPTANDTNEAMETDQNVEPTEMPIGEQLESSGYTFQPHKSNYSSFVSPTIDPDALNDTMKSLFPTSSANSSMHFQSYPPDIISRTINHTEDLGLSLHSFQNQSLIHGQSQAGTSHTPSDELASAQVEYEPNLIGWSNNTSARSRAGGAFSFNPLPIPLQQAMFSQNSALSQRGSLQSNFSQSMHTWNDLTMSSPDHHRTQVIHQPFIFGSRFAPEALAGHSIPAQIHGQEEQRFVSDMPSSASPNSQH
- the LOC8264223 gene encoding transcription factor TCP4 isoform X1 is translated as MRNLDFQINQQQQLQNPVYRETQQQNLDIQQPLHQQHRHLLQNNQEYGEALNLSQAEVEPSRQSLQFTKSRQRTGMKGAVGEIVQAQGGHILRSTGRKDRHSKVCTAKGPRDRRVRLSAHTAIDFYDVQDRLGYDRPSKAVDWLIKKAKSAIDKLDELPPWHPTANDTNEAMETDQNVEPTEMPIGEQLESSGYTFQPHKSNYSSFVSPTIDPDALNDTMKSLFPTSSANSSMHFQSYPPDIISRTINHTEDLGLSLHSFQNQSLIHGQSQAGTSHTPSDELASAQVEYEPNLIGWSNNTSARSRAGGAFSFNPLPIPLQQAMFSQNSALSQRGSLQSNFSQSMHTWNDLTMSSPDHHRTQVIHQPFIFGSRFAPEALAGHSIPAQIHGQEEQRFVSDMPSSASPNSQH